The Gossypium hirsutum isolate 1008001.06 chromosome D06, Gossypium_hirsutum_v2.1, whole genome shotgun sequence genome contains the following window.
AAGAACACAATGCTTGAAGGAGATGgagcttttttctttctttcttcttttgtgtttttggttTTAAGTTTCTCTCAGacgttaaaaattttgaattttcggAGGAAAAAAAAGACGGAAGGTCTGAATTCAAAAATGTTAAATTGAGAGTAAGAGAGTTAATCTCACGTGACTTTCACGTGAGGTAACGTCCGACAACGAGACAGACAGGTAGGATAAGGTTAAAAATTGGGCGGTAGTTAGGGGCTTAGGCTTAAGGAGCGGTTAAGGTTGGCGCGCATTGGTCTAATCCTGTCTTAAACCTTTTTAAATCATTGATTATAACTAATTAAAACtgattttgagtaaattaaagaaaattagaTGGAGTTTGATTTACGTCACATGTTTTATTTTCCTATAAATAGAAGCCACATATTGGCGATAAGAAAAGGACACTTTAGTCAAATCAATTATTGTAtcgaaaatgaaatttattgtaaagaaaaaaaaagtactgaaaaataaaataaaataaatacagatTATCCCTCCTTTTTAGTTATTGCACGTAatagatatatttttaatttataaataatgtaattttattttaatatttaatataattatataaagtaATATTATATAAGgtgtttaataaaattaaatatattaattattttgattactaaaattttaaaataataaaactttaaaaccttaattaaaatcttaatgaaatttataatgataaattttaattttatattattcaaaatttcgtaatataaattatatcttttatatttaaaatttaataagaaaattaaaatattattctaatattaatgtagtaatattataaataataatgtgTATATTTTTTCAAGTCAAAAGATTCCAAACTCATACTTATTTATGTACACacatattataaaatatgtattattaacctaataaaaattttaaaatcacgcATCCTTGTGTAATAGAATATATATCGTGTTTAAAAAAAATGCTTTTGGAGTatataaatgtaaataatttGCAATATTACTCACTTTATCCAAACCCATTTTTGCTTAGAAtagtctaaaataaaaaatatataaattagtaaatttatcgattttttttatattttcagtgtacttttattttgattgatattttttattatatattttttatattcagtccatgTTCGGAATTTATAACTGTCCCTCCCAACAATATTGTTTtcaagatttgaacttgagtttttcttttaaaaatataatatgcgcTTACCATTACACTCAAAAActtattagttttttattatattttttaagtaaaagtaAATTTACAATTGTAATTTaactttatattaaattttactcATTAActtttgtttgattaaattttattagtaaaatttgatttattattgaattttgttattcaaatttaatttaacatattttagagagagaattaaataaatttttttaaaattttttattttaatagataaaaataattaatataatactagaaattaataaaacaagtactttataaaaaataaaactaagttaTTCTCTTTTCGTTTTTTATGCATGTATTTATAAGTCTTTCTTCCAGgttagtttattaaattttaatacattaagaactaattttttttaattattaaaataaattattcgaAATAACACTTTTTTCttgttaaatttttgttttatatcATTAAAGTCAATATTgagtgataaaattttaattaaaaaaatcacaatttgTGATAAAAGTTAAAGTTTTGTGGTAAAATTCAAACGCATAAAAATTGAGTAACAAATTTGCCCATTTTTTCAACGTATcagtaaataataattaaaatatagtgacaaattttaatataacgaATTTACATTTAACCCTAAAATAACATATTATATAAGTAAAAGAATAAGTTAAGTgtcaaattcaataaattaagctcactttatattaatataatagaattttttaaatggttcaccaatttaattaaataaattataagataaaaaatgaaaaaaattagttcaacCATTATACCAATTTACAGGTCAattgatttaattcttttaattggGTCAATATTTTAATCGATTTTCGATTTAATTAATCCAATCaattatttgagtttaattcaAACAACACTAAATGTTTCCCTTAGTATTAAgtttcctttttatattttatttttataaaagaaattaaataaacattttttgTGCTTAATACGAAATTAAGTAATGAGATTTTAGTAATAATGTAAATAGTTGTATATGCTTAAAAACCTCGTGAGGTCAAAAAGGGAAGAGAGATTGTTCCAATGGATAAAATTCAACGCCACGTTAAGTATTTAGCAACCCCAAATCGCCGCATAAGGTTAAAAAAATATCACTACCTACGAACTTTACACCTTCAGAACTCGTTGTTAGATTAGACCACGTCCGCCTCAACAAATATCATTTCACTACCGTGTACGTTAGCTCTACTGTAGCGGCCGCTTCCGCCATCTCCACCCCCTTTCTCTTTAAAAGAAAATCTCAGCATCCCTTATCtccaaaaaacaaaacaaaaaaaaaaaacactccgGGAAAGTATATTATATTTAGTCTCGACGGTAACggatcttatttatttattcatttttttctcagttatattaatttattttggttcaattttgaaatttccCCTTTTTTCGATGGTAATTtttgaccctttttttttctGTATTTCTAATTTCATGTTAAATTAGCGAATTATTTTTGTTTCGTCATTTATTTTTAGGTAATCAGGTTTAGTTTTTGTTTTGTctgaatttcatttttataatcAGGCTTTTCTTTTACGATCTAGGGATTTTAGTTTGTGCTTCCTATAAATTATCCTTTTTAGTTACTCATTTCAGTTTCACTTGTTGCAATTCTTAACTTAGTTTGGTTCTTTTGTTGTAATTGAatctttaatttctattttctttttgtttcttttctactTGCAGGTATTAGTTGTTTGGAAAAATTTGTTGCTTGTTTGAGCTTTTTTTATGGTATAAAGTTAGTTGGAAGTAAGGTTGTATAAGGTGATATTGTCTTCCTGAAAGAATTTTGATCCCTTTCTTGTAAAAGGATATGGCGCTTGTTGCTACTATGCAATTGTCTAATGAACTGAAAGTTCACGATAGTCATGGATGCAGTCGCCAGAACATTGTATGTGATATTTAATCTTGTTGTTCAACCATTGGTATGTCTTCTTTTAAGTATTTGCTACTGAATATGTGAATGTCTACAGGGTGTTGTAGAAAAAGGCCGATTACATTTAGTTCGTACCAATCTTTCCTCGCATGCTATGGTATGATTTTCGTTTTCGCTGATGAATGAAGAGGCTTTTGTTTGCAATCTTTGTTTGGCTTTTAAATTATTACTCTCTATTTGCCAATTTTGTTCATTTACTTCTATATTGGCATACATGAGAGTTGGTTTGTGTCCGTGTGATACTacttttaaaaattctaatcTCTCAATAATGTCTGAGACATGAAAATTTCTTCTGTTTCTTATCCAGCGACAGGATGCTTGGAGTCTACATCTTTTGGGCAGTGCTTGTAGGCCCATAAGACCTGTATATTCCAGGTCTAATGTCATTCTCTGCCGATCTGTTCTGATTCCTACTGGGGGAAATGAGGTTCCTATACTAAAATCTGCGAGCATGTGTTTGACAAGGTGATCCATATTTGTTTCTTACTTTCTGTATTCTTGtagatttttcttcttctttttttctgtcTAAATACGAAAGTAGATACTTGGATTGTCAATCCTGTAGACATTTATGAATTACCTTATTTCTAACAGAACTCTAGCTAAATAGCTAAATTATTATGCATAGATTTCAGTTGTGCAGCCTTCCACAGCACCCTTCCCTACAGTAACCCTCCACAGATAAAGGCAATCATGTGTAACTCATCGACCCGACCTTGGTCTTCAAAATGCCATAGATTCATATGCTTTTTTATATTACAAAGATGCTTGAGCTGATCTACTACATTGAGCCTTTTCTTGCTTTCTAGTGCACTGATTTTCAGAAAGAATATTTGAGACTGACTCGTTTAAAGAATAAAGCCTTCTCAGTttagttttgtaatttttaaaataaatgcagTGCTAAACAGATATTTATCTTGGATAGggattttcttcttttatttaggGAGGTGCTAAGTGGTAGTTGGAAAACTTTCCTCACTAAGTTCTGAGAAGCATTTTTTCTCAACTTTGCTATTTATTTGAGAAGACTTGATAATGTCTTCTAATACTGATTATGCTATATTTCTCCTCCCCTTTTGGGGACAGCTAATTAGTTTTATAGTCAAATTAACGTTCTTTTTGGGTATAGTTAAGGGGATGAATTGAAGTTCTATTAGGTGAAGCTAGTTTAATGCTATTTTCTTGTATATCTTACAGCAACTTTTCCTTTTGTTCCTTAATATATAATCTCTGCTCTTTGATATGTCAGGGCATTTGGTAATTTACATGGAAGTCCTATAATACCTCAGTTGATCCCAGCGGTTGCGATTATTGCTTTTGCTGCTTGGGGTCTTGGGCCACTTATGCAGCTGGGCAGGGTTATCCTTTTCCATGTAAACACTTCACACTATTCTACATGCTTTTCTATTCTATGGTGGTTGAACTCTTTTATTAATTCTCTGTCTTGCTTTTTTCTACAGAGGAGCAATAGCAGTTGGAAGAAAAGTAGAACACATCATATTATGAGCTATTATCTTCGACCCATGCTGCTGTGTACTGGAGTGACACTTATCTGCAGGTGCCCCGAAAGGGATTAGAGTTGAATATTCATAGTTTTCCTGCCATTATGCTAGGTCTGACAATACTGTAGTTTCTTTCAGAGCATTAGATCCAGTAGTTTTACCCTCAGAAGCAAGTCAGGCTGTTAAGCAACGACTCCTACATTTTGTGCGATCATTATCAACAGTTCTTGCTTTTTCTTATTGTTTGTCAATGTGAGTTCAATGGACTGCTTTTACTTGGTATTCTTTAAACAAATGACTAATTTTGCttatatatgtatgttttttttgtatttctatattgaTTAAATTGGACTACTTATCTTCATTTACCTTTTTGGTTGGAATGGGTTAGTTAGAGGATAGAAGAGGAGGCTCATGTGTGTAGATATTATTTCTGTGTTTACAGGGATTGGCATGCTAGTTTTTAAGAGTGCTTTGCTGCATGCGTATTAAGTTTTAACATTTCATCATTCTTGAGCATGTTATTAAGATAGCTTGTTGATTGTCCATTTATTTCTGCATGTCAGCCTAATTTTAGGAGCTTGAACTAATACGCAACCATGCATTTCTATTGCAGCCTGATTCAACAGGCCCAAAAATTCTTTTTGGAGATGAATGACTCCAATGATGCACGAAATGTATGTTCTGTCACTTTCTCATTATTCTacttctaaattttttttgaagcaCCTGCATCAGTTATCAAATTGCAGTGTGGTGGTAATGGTGTATCTTAGTTCTAGCAACTTAGGTCACTCTGATAATATTCCTGTAGTCTCTACCATTTGGTAAATGATACCCTGTCTGCAATGTTTTTCAGGAAactttttagttttgttttttccCTTAGATCATCTGTTAAACATCTGATGATTTGTGGAATAATAATGTATCTGAGAGCACTTACAGATTGCAATGGGCAAACCTGAAAACAAATTTTTGTTCTATTGATAGATGGGCTTTGACTTTGCTGGAAAAGCTGTTTATACTGCAGTATGGGTTGCTGCTGTATCATTGTTCATGGAGTTGTTAGGTTTTTCCACCCAAAGGTGGGTAACTGCTGGAGGACTTGGTACAGTATTGATCACCCTTGCTGGTCGTGAGGTAAATCAGCTGCCTTTATCCTTGTGATGCATAAAAGAGATTAAATTGCTTCTTATTTGTTGAAAAACCTCATTAGTGTCCTAGGTAATAAGTATCATGCATACAATGTAATTAAATATCAACCATGGATGAATATCAGACTGAAATCTGAAAGTATCTTGAGTGAATTATCCTAAAACTTCTGTGTTCATTGAGCCATAATTCTTCATGGTTGCCTTAAAAAGAAAATCGAGATATTCTTACATATCATAGTGtatattataatgtaaatttACATAAGAATGGTGGTTAAAGCCTGTGGGGTTCCTTGATCTGTTTATTTCTTCGATGCACTCACAATATCATGTTTCTCAACTCTGGCATTACCTATTATTATTATGCATGTAACCAGTATGTTGGTTCTTGCCCATGATACATTCATGTTATCTTTATCTATATACTTATCAAGTTCTTAATTTGAAGCTCTTTTTGATCATTTTTCCGACTCAAATTTTTTTCTCGTGAATTCAGATATTTACAAATTTTCTTTCAAGTGTAATGATCCATGCAACAAGACCGTTTGTTGTCAATGAGTGGATTCAAACTAAAATAGACGGCTATGAAGTTTCAGGGACAGTCGAGGTTTGTGCTTACTTTGCCTCTGTTTAGCTATCCAAGGCATTGTACATCTTGATTGATTTTGTTTACTTTACTGTTTCAGCATGTAGGATGGTGGTCGCCAACAATTATAAGAGGCGATGACCGTGAAGCAGTTCACATTCCAAACCACAAGTTCACTGTGAATGTTGTGAGGAACATTAGCCAGAAGACTCATTGGCGCATCAAGAATTACTTTGCCATTAGTCATTTGGATGTTAACAAAATCAATGTAAGAGCCTGTAGTTCGTCTTGCTGTTAACTTGTAAAGTAAGGACTAGCTTGTCTTCCTTTTAGAGTTCATGAACCCTTGAAATTTTCTTCTATGCAGAATGTAGTAGCAGACATGCGGAAGGTTTTAGCCAAAAATCCTCAAGTAGAGCAGCAAAGATTGCATAGAAGAGTATTTTTGGAAAGTATCGATCCACAAAACCAGGCTCTTTTGGTGAGAGTTTTTACTTTTGGCATATTTTtcccaaaaaaaatatttctctgATTGCTTTTTGTTGAAATTGCTACATTGCAGTTTGTTCATAGATCTGATAGTTCATTTTGGCCCTTAAAGTTTATTTGAGCTGATGTAGCTTGTTCATAACAGTAGTTAAACTTCATTTTGGTCTATTGGCTGCCCATCTAAGCCCATTAGTTTATTTTGTCTTTCTTGCATTTATGTAATCGACATACTAACAAAATGCAAAATTTCAGCCTAGACTTTTGTGGCTGTTAACTCTTTGTTTTTTGGAGCAATGGAAATTGCTTCAGTTTGAAGTTTTTAACTCCTTTCTATTTGTTCATATTGTTTCAGATATTGGTATCTTGTTTTGTGAAAACTTCACATATTGAAGAATACCTGTGTGTTAAGGT
Protein-coding sequences here:
- the LOC107944050 gene encoding mechanosensitive ion channel protein 3, chloroplastic isoform X1 encodes the protein MALVATMQLSNELKVHDSHGCSRQNIGVVEKGRLHLVRTNLSSHAMRQDAWSLHLLGSACRPIRPVYSRSNVILCRSVLIPTGGNEVPILKSASMCLTRAFGNLHGSPIIPQLIPAVAIIAFAAWGLGPLMQLGRVILFHRSNSSWKKSRTHHIMSYYLRPMLLCTGVTLICRALDPVVLPSEASQAVKQRLLHFVRSLSTVLAFSYCLSILIQQAQKFFLEMNDSNDARNMGFDFAGKAVYTAVWVAAVSLFMELLGFSTQRWVTAGGLGTVLITLAGREIFTNFLSSVMIHATRPFVVNEWIQTKIDGYEVSGTVEHVGWWSPTIIRGDDREAVHIPNHKFTVNVVRNISQKTHWRIKNYFAISHLDVNKINNVVADMRKVLAKNPQVEQQRLHRRVFLESIDPQNQALLILVSCFVKTSHIEEYLCVKEAIMLDLLRVISHHRARLATPIRTVQKIYSEPEIEDIPFADTIFRRSGAATNRPLLLIEPDYKINSDDKAKAPTRANEEILTPTSTSDSKGNTNSGSALDSKEDKVMASSTNNSGLSSNESGNSVPVGSVEVNSEKQLSESKGETRKTTSSGRVPVPNPQSANEESEIPLGDSQAKQDVDNKPVPVPSVARPASLEENIVLGVALEGSKLTLPIEEEMSAEIEEMGSHQSGSRSHSVGQDKKDNEKSVVHGGAPNN
- the LOC107944050 gene encoding mechanosensitive ion channel protein 3, chloroplastic isoform X2, which gives rise to MALVATMQLSNELKVHDSHGCSRQNIGVVEKGRLHLVRTNLSSHAMRQDAWSLHLLGSACRPIRPVYSRSNVILCRSVLIPTGGNEVPILKSASMCLTRAFGNLHGSPIIPQLIPAVAIIAFAAWGLGPLMQLGRVILFHRSNSSWKKSRTHHIMSYYLRPMLLCTGVTLICRALDPVVLPSEASQAVKQRLLHFVRSLSTVLAFSYCLSILIQQAQKFFLEMNDSNDARNMGFDFAGKAVYTAVWVAAVSLFMELLGFSTQRWVTAGGLGTVLITLAGREIFTNFLSSVMIHATRPFVVNEWIQTKIDGYEVSGTVEHVGWWSPTIIRGDDREAVHIPNHKFTVNVVRNISQKTHWRIKNYFAISHLDVNKINNVVADMRKVLAKNPQVEQQRLHRRVFLESIDPQNQALLEAIMLDLLRVISHHRARLATPIRTVQKIYSEPEIEDIPFADTIFRRSGAATNRPLLLIEPDYKINSDDKAKAPTRANEEILTPTSTSDSKGNTNSGSALDSKEDKVMASSTNNSGLSSNESGNSVPVGSVEVNSEKQLSESKGETRKTTSSGRVPVPNPQSANEESEIPLGDSQAKQDVDNKPVPVPSVARPASLEENIVLGVALEGSKLTLPIEEEMSAEIEEMGSHQSGSRSHSVGQDKKDNEKSVVHGGAPNN